The following are from one region of the Sandaracinus amylolyticus genome:
- a CDS encoding family 10 glycosylhydrolase — translation MRIDDGGFANGVYAIYRAAIPADGTYQLSVPVQVVETGATSTNGIRAFQVGVAVGAGAVHRGPNPSALPGLGVSASYTGLTTADDTARGPQTLVTGEFDAHAGDDVLIAFGTDVTSGTWSAGSATWGGHVLVGAITLLSTAPSDGSIVADDDEGAPEFTQQGAWTVSSGVGHAGGHYRFASTGNATSTATWEAVVEPGYYDVHVTYRAGSNRATAAHYTIESNGTSVSTSVNQRTRDQQWVYVGGVDASATGVVRVTLSAAQSLPSGSVVIADAVRLVPGVAPGVDEPEMRVAAVTVFDGLSDVGAIQSIVDEIAAHRYNAIAVHTRYRGDATYIPNRADATYPNAEPRSALVGDVDVLAEFVARAHPRGLKVFAYVNTHLVTEGAASPSAPGHVVNAHPEWRTYAYNGGAPVVQTPAHDPEGMWLEPALPEVREYLADIVGDIATNYEIDGVILDRIRYPQTAFTRENRDFGYHPEAIERFNRRFRREGVPSPRDADWIAFRQEAITDTVAAIHRRLERIDGDLILLAYPLGRLNDALQFNYQDWPTWMTEGAIDGVLPQIYTADNAAFATSLAAHADAYGGDRLLGVTLDAFRPGVDLAGQIETARLAGFAGSSPFRHGTMGDLGYLEQARAAWPGTAEWPAMPWKNARVERLDHHGVCADDLTRRRFRVRNPNAWSIPVEWRVVGTSDEGVYFAPPGDSFYEVAGDRWLPSVSLLTWRNERGLRLTAPAIALPRRCR, via the coding sequence ATGCGCATCGACGACGGCGGGTTCGCGAACGGCGTGTACGCCATCTATCGCGCCGCCATCCCGGCCGACGGCACCTACCAGCTCTCGGTGCCGGTCCAGGTGGTCGAGACCGGCGCGACGTCGACGAACGGCATCCGCGCGTTCCAGGTCGGCGTCGCGGTCGGCGCCGGCGCGGTGCACCGCGGGCCGAACCCGAGCGCGCTGCCGGGGCTCGGCGTGTCCGCGAGCTACACGGGCCTGACCACCGCCGACGACACCGCGCGTGGCCCCCAGACGCTCGTGACCGGCGAGTTCGACGCCCACGCGGGCGACGACGTGCTCATCGCCTTCGGCACCGACGTGACGAGCGGCACCTGGAGCGCGGGGTCGGCGACCTGGGGCGGTCACGTCCTGGTCGGCGCGATCACGCTGCTCTCGACGGCGCCCTCGGACGGCTCGATCGTCGCCGACGACGACGAGGGCGCGCCCGAGTTCACCCAGCAGGGCGCGTGGACGGTCAGCAGCGGCGTCGGGCACGCGGGCGGGCACTACCGCTTCGCGTCGACCGGCAACGCGACGAGCACCGCGACGTGGGAAGCGGTGGTCGAGCCCGGCTACTACGACGTGCACGTGACCTACCGCGCGGGCTCGAACCGCGCGACGGCCGCGCACTACACGATCGAGTCGAACGGCACGAGCGTCTCGACCTCGGTCAACCAGCGCACGCGCGATCAGCAGTGGGTCTACGTCGGCGGGGTCGACGCGTCGGCGACCGGCGTGGTGCGGGTGACGCTCTCGGCCGCGCAGAGCCTGCCCTCGGGCTCGGTGGTGATCGCCGATGCGGTGCGCCTCGTCCCCGGCGTCGCGCCCGGCGTCGACGAGCCCGAGATGCGCGTCGCGGCGGTCACCGTGTTCGATGGCCTCTCGGACGTCGGTGCGATCCAGTCGATCGTCGACGAGATCGCGGCCCATCGGTACAACGCGATCGCCGTCCACACGCGCTACCGCGGCGACGCGACGTACATCCCGAACCGCGCCGACGCGACGTATCCGAACGCCGAGCCGCGCAGCGCGCTCGTCGGCGACGTCGACGTGCTCGCGGAATTCGTCGCGCGCGCGCATCCCCGCGGCCTGAAGGTCTTCGCGTACGTGAACACGCACCTCGTCACCGAGGGCGCGGCGTCGCCGAGCGCTCCCGGGCACGTGGTGAACGCGCACCCCGAGTGGCGAACCTACGCGTACAACGGCGGCGCTCCGGTCGTGCAGACGCCGGCGCACGACCCCGAGGGGATGTGGCTCGAGCCCGCCCTGCCCGAGGTGCGCGAGTACCTCGCGGACATCGTCGGCGACATCGCGACGAACTACGAGATCGACGGCGTCATCCTCGATCGCATCCGGTACCCGCAGACCGCGTTCACCCGCGAGAACCGGGACTTCGGCTACCACCCCGAGGCGATCGAGCGCTTCAACCGTCGGTTCCGCCGCGAGGGCGTGCCGAGCCCGCGCGATGCGGACTGGATCGCGTTCCGCCAGGAGGCGATCACCGACACGGTCGCGGCGATCCACCGCCGTCTCGAGCGGATCGACGGCGATCTGATCCTGCTCGCGTACCCGCTCGGCCGGCTCAACGACGCGCTCCAGTTCAACTACCAGGACTGGCCGACGTGGATGACCGAGGGCGCGATCGACGGCGTGCTCCCGCAGATCTACACCGCGGACAACGCGGCGTTCGCGACGAGCCTCGCGGCGCACGCGGACGCGTACGGCGGGGATCGCCTGCTCGGCGTGACGCTCGATGCGTTCCGGCCGGGCGTGGACCTCGCGGGGCAGATCGAGACCGCACGGCTCGCCGGGTTCGCGGGCAGCTCGCCGTTCCGCCACGGGACGATGGGTGACCTCGGGTACCTCGAGCAGGCGCGCGCGGCGTGGCCCGGCACCGCGGAGTGGCCGGCGATGCCGTGGAAGAACGCGCGCGTCGAGCGACTCGACCACCACGGCGTGTGCGCCGACGACCTGACGCGCCGCCGGTTCCGGGTGCGGAACCCGAACGCGTGGTCGATCCCGGTGGAGTGGCGCGTCGTCGGGACGAGCGACGAGGGCGTGTACTTCGCGCCCCCGGGTGACTCGTTCTACGAGGTCGCCGGGGATCGCTGGCTGCCGAGCGTGTCGCTGCTGACGTGGCGGAACGAGCGCGGCCTCCGCCTGACGGCGCCCGCCATCGCCCTGCCGAGGCGCTGCCGCTGA
- a CDS encoding Ig-like domain-containing protein: MRLRRAWWNVTVMAALALPLVACGDDDGPVDETDAATSPDAGRTDGGTPPIDSGRADAGGGDAGGSDAGADAWVPAEGPVVTAADPTSVAQGSGVVLDGLRLADPTGVTIGGVAQTVSASTATSITIDAVAATTPTGTQPVLVTTADGTSPAFDVTVLEPLAVVSAAGPTATSVVVTFSREVDAASVTAARFTIAGLTVSAASASGVMVTLTTSAQTPEADYTVAVAADVTDTFGNALTGTDEAAFVGFEPTVPVITNIAPMHVVPGDSELTLTGTNLAGATVTIGGAAQVITSSSATEIVIGAVSASTPLGAQPVVATLGGIDSAAMDVQVVDAFRIVGATATNATTVEVEFNRDVHAPVVAPARFTISGGLTVSAASVAGDTVTLTTSAQTAGTTYTLGADEMLLDTFGIPVTADTAAFTGYVAPPPSDFVVTRVGDGSAALSSAATAVFLERRAISDGALIATLPMPVASSGASFAFTMNGSNRPDGALSRSPDGRFLALAGYQSVPGTATVQSTTLPRVVAVVSADDFTTPAGVDTSTTLGTTFAGSPPTAVRGAVTDGTSIWVNGGFGGVHTTTLGGSSTTQVTAVPSPGRVLGIYGGQLYTVAGMATTSAAGLWQVGTGTPTASGTTSTVVAETTTPYGFAVLDVDPTVPGVDRIYLADDGGATAGGVKRFRLVSGTWTHDPATDRFPAVVRFLACMVVGSDVVCLGTRENAVIRMTDEGGSAPASAAAFTTIATPGTNTEFRGIAIAPVP, from the coding sequence ATGAGACTGCGTCGAGCTTGGTGGAACGTGACCGTGATGGCGGCGCTCGCGTTGCCACTGGTCGCGTGCGGCGACGACGACGGTCCGGTCGACGAGACCGATGCCGCGACGAGCCCGGACGCGGGTCGCACCGATGGCGGCACGCCGCCGATCGACTCGGGCCGCGCCGACGCGGGCGGCGGTGACGCCGGCGGGAGCGACGCCGGCGCCGACGCTTGGGTGCCGGCCGAGGGCCCGGTGGTCACGGCGGCGGATCCGACGAGCGTCGCGCAGGGCTCGGGCGTCGTGCTCGACGGCCTGCGGCTCGCCGATCCGACCGGCGTGACGATCGGCGGGGTCGCGCAGACGGTCTCGGCGAGCACCGCGACGTCGATCACGATCGACGCGGTCGCGGCGACGACCCCGACCGGGACGCAGCCGGTGCTCGTCACGACGGCGGACGGGACGAGCCCGGCGTTCGACGTGACGGTGCTCGAGCCGCTCGCGGTGGTGAGCGCGGCGGGGCCGACCGCGACGTCGGTGGTCGTGACGTTCTCGCGCGAGGTCGACGCCGCGAGCGTCACGGCGGCGCGCTTCACCATCGCGGGGCTCACGGTCAGCGCGGCCAGCGCGTCGGGCGTCATGGTGACGCTGACGACGAGCGCCCAGACGCCCGAGGCGGACTACACGGTGGCGGTCGCGGCCGACGTGACCGACACGTTCGGCAACGCGCTGACCGGCACCGACGAGGCGGCGTTCGTCGGGTTCGAGCCGACGGTGCCGGTGATCACGAACATCGCGCCGATGCACGTCGTGCCGGGCGACTCGGAGCTCACGCTCACCGGAACGAACCTCGCGGGCGCGACGGTGACGATCGGCGGCGCGGCGCAGGTGATCACGAGCAGCAGCGCGACCGAGATCGTGATCGGCGCGGTCTCGGCCAGCACGCCGCTCGGCGCGCAGCCGGTGGTCGCGACCCTCGGGGGCATCGACAGCGCGGCGATGGACGTGCAGGTCGTCGACGCGTTCCGCATCGTGGGCGCGACCGCGACCAACGCGACGACGGTCGAGGTCGAGTTCAACCGCGACGTGCACGCACCGGTGGTCGCGCCGGCGCGCTTCACGATCAGCGGGGGCCTGACGGTGAGCGCAGCGAGCGTGGCGGGCGACACCGTGACGCTGACGACGTCGGCGCAGACCGCGGGCACGACCTACACCCTCGGCGCCGACGAGATGCTGCTCGACACGTTCGGCATCCCGGTGACCGCGGACACCGCGGCGTTCACGGGGTACGTGGCTCCGCCGCCGAGCGACTTCGTGGTCACGCGCGTCGGTGACGGGAGCGCGGCGCTGTCCTCCGCGGCGACCGCGGTGTTCCTCGAGCGCCGCGCGATCTCGGACGGGGCGCTGATCGCGACGCTGCCGATGCCGGTCGCGTCGAGCGGCGCGAGCTTCGCGTTCACGATGAACGGGAGCAATCGCCCCGACGGCGCGCTCTCGCGCTCGCCGGACGGCCGGTTCCTCGCGCTCGCGGGGTACCAGTCGGTCCCCGGCACCGCGACCGTTCAGTCGACGACGCTCCCGCGCGTGGTCGCGGTGGTCAGCGCCGACGACTTCACCACGCCCGCCGGGGTCGACACCTCGACCACGCTGGGCACCACGTTCGCCGGTTCGCCGCCGACCGCAGTGCGCGGCGCCGTCACCGACGGCACGAGCATCTGGGTGAACGGCGGCTTCGGCGGCGTTCACACGACCACGCTCGGCGGCTCGAGCACGACCCAGGTCACCGCGGTGCCGAGCCCGGGCCGCGTGCTCGGGATCTACGGCGGACAGCTCTACACGGTCGCGGGCATGGCGACCACGTCGGCCGCCGGCCTCTGGCAGGTGGGGACCGGCACGCCGACCGCGTCGGGCACGACCTCGACGGTCGTGGCCGAGACCACGACTCCGTACGGATTCGCGGTGCTCGACGTCGATCCCACCGTGCCGGGGGTCGACCGCATCTACCTCGCGGACGACGGCGGCGCGACCGCGGGTGGCGTGAAGCGGTTCCGCCTCGTGAGCGGCACCTGGACCCACGACCCTGCGACCGATCGCTTCCCGGCGGTGGTGCGCTTCCTCGCCTGCATGGTCGTCGGGAGCGACGTCGTGTGCCTCGGCACCCGCGAGAACGCGGTCATCCGGATGACGGACGAGGGTGGCAGCGCTCCGGCGAGCGCGGCCGCGTTCACGACGATCGCCACGCCCGGGACCAACACCGAGTTCCGCGGCATCGCCATCGCTCCCGTTCCCTGA
- a CDS encoding glycoside hydrolase family 10 protein encodes MRYRIGPSWFRAFLLAACLTACGDDDGSLLDAGHDAGAPDAGSLDAGDDAGSDDDGGTDGGALDAGSDAGSDAGPHDAGPPALLDVSHDRELRAIWLSTVFRLDFPSAVGIGPAQARAELIAIADVCRAAGINAIFLQVRPESDALYASTLEPWSRFLTDVQGVGPGWDPLGLLLEIAHERGIEVHAWVNPYRALTSTSVATAASHVTQRFPDAAITYNNAVVMNPADAAVRAHVVSVVTEIVREYDVDGVVFDDYFYPYSDGTPFPDSASYQAYVDAGGVLSLADWRRDNVNQLVSAVSAAIKAEKPWVMWGIAPFGIYRPGMPPGVTGTDAYTVLAADSVRWISEGWVDYLAPQLYWSTVSTGQPFGALVSWWADLAPPGRFVIPSLGLYRTGAEWTTTEFETEVALTRAERPRTAGNTWFRYQTLAQNTRGERAMLAGLYATPARPPAVIETAGDVVEPPVVMRTAGNVTLSHPSPTTIRGYAVYRDVAGSFEIDRWVPSSAPSTSLGRGRWAISAIARGGAESQGVEVLVP; translated from the coding sequence ATGAGATACCGAATCGGTCCCTCCTGGTTCCGCGCCTTCCTCCTCGCCGCGTGTCTGACGGCATGCGGCGACGACGACGGATCACTGCTCGACGCCGGTCACGATGCGGGCGCGCCCGACGCAGGCTCGCTCGACGCAGGCGACGATGCGGGCAGTGACGACGATGGAGGGACCGATGGCGGTGCGCTCGACGCGGGCTCGGACGCCGGCTCCGACGCCGGTCCGCACGACGCCGGCCCGCCCGCGCTGCTCGACGTCTCGCACGATCGCGAGCTCCGCGCGATCTGGCTCTCGACCGTGTTCCGCCTCGACTTCCCGTCGGCGGTGGGCATCGGTCCGGCCCAGGCTCGCGCGGAGCTGATCGCGATCGCCGACGTCTGTCGCGCCGCGGGGATCAACGCGATCTTCCTCCAGGTGCGGCCCGAGAGCGACGCGCTCTACGCGTCCACGCTCGAGCCCTGGAGCCGCTTCCTCACCGACGTGCAGGGCGTGGGGCCGGGCTGGGATCCGCTCGGGCTCCTGCTCGAGATCGCGCACGAGCGCGGCATCGAGGTGCACGCCTGGGTGAACCCCTATCGCGCGCTGACGTCGACCTCGGTCGCGACCGCGGCGAGCCACGTCACGCAGCGCTTCCCCGACGCGGCGATCACCTACAACAACGCGGTCGTCATGAACCCCGCCGACGCGGCGGTGCGCGCGCACGTCGTGTCGGTCGTGACCGAGATCGTGCGCGAGTACGACGTCGACGGCGTCGTGTTCGACGACTACTTCTACCCGTACTCCGACGGGACGCCGTTCCCCGACTCCGCGTCGTACCAGGCGTACGTCGACGCGGGAGGCGTGCTGAGCCTCGCGGACTGGCGCCGCGACAACGTGAACCAGCTCGTCTCCGCGGTCTCCGCCGCGATCAAGGCGGAGAAGCCGTGGGTCATGTGGGGCATCGCGCCGTTCGGCATCTATCGCCCCGGCATGCCGCCCGGCGTGACCGGCACCGACGCGTACACCGTGCTCGCCGCGGACTCGGTGCGCTGGATCAGCGAGGGCTGGGTCGACTACCTCGCGCCGCAGCTCTACTGGTCGACGGTCTCGACCGGTCAGCCCTTCGGCGCGCTCGTCTCGTGGTGGGCCGATCTCGCGCCGCCGGGGCGCTTCGTGATCCCGAGCCTCGGGCTCTATCGCACCGGCGCGGAGTGGACGACGACCGAGTTCGAGACCGAGGTCGCGCTCACGCGCGCCGAGCGCCCTCGGACCGCGGGCAACACGTGGTTCCGCTACCAGACGCTCGCGCAGAACACGCGCGGTGAGCGCGCGATGCTCGCCGGCCTCTACGCGACGCCGGCGCGCCCGCCTGCGGTGATCGAGACCGCGGGCGACGTCGTCGAGCCGCCCGTCGTGATGCGCACGGCGGGCAACGTCACGCTCTCGCACCCGAGCCCCACGACGATCCGCGGGTACGCCGTCTACCGCGACGTCGCGGGCAGCTTCGAGATCGATCGCTGGGTCCCCTCGAGCGCTCCCTCCACGTCGCTCGGCCGAGGCCGCTGGGCGATCTCCGCGATCGCGCGCGGCGGCGCGGAGAGCCAGGGCGTCGAGGTGCTCGTCCCTTGA
- a CDS encoding PEGA domain-containing protein: MIARRSLSPLTFLACAIAVCAHVGVVHAQDADARAQSRTRFERGVQLLADAAYADAVRELEAARSLYPTASIHFNLGLAYRGTGRARDAIDSFERFLAAVGATGDPARVEEVNRYLRTLRSTLARLRIQVSPPDARVSIDGEPAAVGTTEIALDPGRHAVVATAPGHAEMRREVELAPGSSTTEVLALERVSTRGTLVLDVTPEDASVSLDGAPRGAGDQQIDLDPGAYTLAVSAGGRDVTRAFSIAAGQRLGLSLEVPQGGEDLTWLWVVLGVVAVGAAAGVTAAVLYEPDVQAPLMPNLGVVVTELGAR, from the coding sequence ATGATCGCTCGCCGGTCTCTGTCTCCTCTCACGTTCCTCGCCTGCGCGATCGCGGTGTGCGCGCACGTCGGGGTCGTGCACGCGCAGGACGCGGATGCGCGCGCGCAGTCGCGCACGCGCTTCGAGCGCGGCGTGCAGCTCCTCGCCGACGCGGCGTACGCCGACGCGGTGCGCGAGCTCGAAGCGGCGCGCTCGCTCTATCCGACCGCGTCGATCCACTTCAACCTCGGCCTCGCGTATCGAGGGACCGGGCGCGCGCGCGACGCGATCGACTCGTTCGAGCGCTTCCTCGCGGCGGTGGGAGCGACCGGCGACCCGGCGCGCGTGGAGGAGGTGAACCGCTATCTGCGCACGCTGCGATCGACGCTGGCGCGGCTGCGCATCCAGGTCTCGCCGCCCGACGCGCGGGTGTCGATCGACGGAGAGCCCGCGGCCGTCGGCACGACCGAGATCGCGCTCGACCCGGGGCGCCACGCGGTCGTCGCGACCGCGCCCGGGCACGCGGAGATGCGCCGCGAGGTCGAGCTCGCGCCCGGCAGCAGCACGACCGAGGTGCTCGCGCTCGAGCGCGTGAGCACGCGCGGCACGCTGGTGCTCGACGTCACGCCCGAGGACGCGTCGGTGAGCCTCGACGGCGCGCCCCGCGGCGCGGGCGACCAGCAGATCGATCTCGACCCCGGCGCGTACACGCTCGCGGTGAGCGCAGGCGGTCGCGACGTGACGCGCGCGTTCTCGATCGCGGCGGGCCAGCGCCTCGGTCTCTCGCTCGAGGTGCCGCAGGGCGGCGAGGACCTCACGTGGCTGTGGGTCGTGCTCGGCGTGGTCGCGGTCGGCGCGGCCGCCGGGGTCACGGCGGCGGTGCTCTACGAGCCCGACGTCCAAGCGCCGCTGATGCCGAACCTCGGGGTCGTCGTGACCGAGCTGGGGGCGCGATGA
- a CDS encoding FG-GAP-like repeat-containing protein: MKHAIHAALLVATLASCTQARTQIMLRVRTDMAQGPSATLAAIRIRVSNDGAVTPAHDQRYALGTDVMLPSTLGVVPDAQRDALLSIEIDALGPGDTLLFTHRAQARYVEERTLLLDVFLAARCREAVARDCDDGQTCGPNGCEPVLRSDLPEFDPDAPVPDAGVIGDGGGTDACTAMCSGACVDTTTDPAHCGDCGMGCDPPASHGEASCFESTCTYACEAGYHVCGDDCVSNRSLSTCGDSCEPCAAPSGGNGVASCDGARCGFRCDPGYQRTSDGCVPGPNVEPPRPISPLSLSRVTSLRPTFRWALASGSDGALVQVCEDRACARIIAAEEVGSGATSLQLGADLALPASGSRRVYFRLFGRSGPATGSSPSVVWSFELPARSAEHETAFGTLYDVNADGHSDLAVGSEGDSVVLYTGSDSGLTRVTGALTQTGGSQFGAAVAAAGDVDGDGYADLVLGAPAFRRAYLYRGSTGGLGNTPLSFVGAAAATEFGRTVAPAGDVNGDGYADVLVGAPSAAMVALYVGAATPDSSADVMLAGPAGSRFGASLSSLGDLDGDGRHEFAIGAPGEGRVYLFRGAATLPASLAQSDAFAFLEGPAGADFGAAIAGALDVSGDGRPDLLVSSPSAGAGESGIRLFLGNTEGGLENEASSEWSAPGAPSSTTQFGASLHANGDVNRDGYDDWVVGAPGVVRAYVFRGGPSPSATAPAEYSSSAGSRFGADVTSTGDVDGDGHDDTLVGAPTNRAFHLYLHTAAGLATSGTSYTDAATTGFGAALAALLWGSIEEAS; this comes from the coding sequence ATGAAGCACGCGATCCATGCCGCGCTCCTCGTCGCGACGCTCGCGTCGTGCACCCAGGCGCGCACCCAGATCATGCTGCGGGTCCGCACCGACATGGCGCAGGGCCCGAGCGCCACGCTCGCCGCGATCCGCATCCGCGTGAGCAACGACGGCGCCGTCACGCCCGCGCACGACCAGCGCTACGCGCTCGGCACCGACGTGATGCTGCCGAGCACGCTCGGCGTGGTGCCCGATGCGCAGCGCGATGCGCTGCTCTCGATCGAGATCGACGCGCTCGGTCCGGGCGACACGCTGCTCTTCACGCACCGCGCGCAGGCGCGCTACGTCGAGGAGCGCACGCTGCTGCTCGACGTGTTCCTCGCGGCGCGCTGTCGCGAGGCGGTCGCGCGCGACTGCGACGACGGACAGACGTGCGGCCCGAACGGCTGCGAGCCGGTGCTGCGCAGCGATCTGCCCGAGTTCGATCCCGACGCGCCCGTGCCCGACGCCGGTGTGATCGGAGACGGCGGCGGCACCGATGCTTGCACCGCGATGTGCAGCGGCGCGTGCGTCGACACCACGACCGACCCGGCGCACTGCGGCGACTGCGGCATGGGGTGCGATCCGCCCGCGAGCCACGGCGAGGCGAGCTGCTTCGAGAGCACGTGCACGTACGCGTGCGAGGCCGGCTACCACGTGTGCGGCGACGACTGCGTGTCGAACCGCTCGCTCTCGACGTGCGGCGACTCGTGCGAGCCGTGCGCCGCGCCGTCGGGCGGCAACGGCGTCGCGTCGTGCGACGGAGCGCGCTGCGGCTTCCGCTGCGACCCCGGCTACCAGCGCACCAGCGATGGATGCGTGCCCGGGCCGAACGTCGAGCCGCCGCGCCCGATCTCGCCGCTCTCGCTGAGCCGCGTGACCTCGCTGCGTCCGACGTTCCGCTGGGCGCTCGCGTCGGGCAGCGACGGCGCGCTGGTGCAGGTCTGCGAGGACCGCGCGTGCGCCCGCATCATCGCGGCCGAAGAGGTCGGCAGCGGCGCCACGAGCCTGCAGCTCGGGGCCGATCTCGCGCTCCCGGCGAGCGGCTCGCGCCGCGTGTACTTCCGGCTCTTCGGGCGCTCCGGCCCCGCGACGGGATCGAGCCCGAGCGTCGTGTGGTCGTTCGAGCTGCCCGCGCGCAGCGCCGAGCACGAGACCGCGTTCGGAACGCTCTACGACGTGAACGCCGACGGCCACTCCGATCTCGCGGTGGGCAGCGAGGGCGACTCGGTCGTGCTCTACACCGGCTCCGACAGCGGCCTCACCCGCGTGACCGGCGCGCTCACGCAGACCGGCGGCTCGCAGTTCGGCGCGGCCGTCGCCGCCGCGGGGGACGTCGACGGCGACGGCTACGCCGATCTCGTGCTCGGCGCGCCCGCCTTCCGGCGCGCGTATCTCTATCGCGGCAGCACGGGCGGCCTCGGCAACACCCCGCTCTCGTTCGTCGGCGCGGCCGCGGCGACCGAGTTCGGCCGCACCGTCGCGCCCGCCGGCGACGTGAACGGCGATGGCTACGCCGACGTGCTCGTCGGCGCGCCGAGCGCGGCGATGGTCGCGCTCTACGTCGGCGCCGCGACGCCCGACTCGAGCGCCGACGTGATGCTCGCGGGGCCGGCGGGATCGCGCTTCGGCGCGTCGCTCTCGTCGCTCGGCGATCTCGACGGCGATGGTCGTCACGAGTTCGCGATCGGCGCGCCGGGAGAGGGCCGCGTGTACCTCTTCCGCGGCGCCGCGACGCTCCCCGCTTCGCTCGCGCAGAGCGACGCGTTCGCGTTCCTCGAGGGCCCGGCGGGCGCGGACTTCGGCGCCGCGATCGCCGGCGCGCTCGACGTGAGCGGCGACGGGCGCCCCGATCTCCTCGTGTCGTCGCCGAGCGCCGGGGCGGGCGAGAGCGGCATCCGGCTCTTCCTCGGCAACACCGAGGGCGGGCTCGAGAACGAGGCCTCGAGCGAGTGGAGCGCGCCCGGCGCGCCCTCGTCGACGACGCAGTTCGGCGCGTCCCTCCACGCCAACGGCGACGTGAACCGCGACGGCTACGACGACTGGGTGGTCGGCGCGCCCGGCGTCGTGCGCGCGTACGTGTTCCGCGGTGGTCCGAGCCCGTCGGCGACCGCGCCCGCCGAGTACTCGTCGAGCGCGGGCTCGCGCTTCGGCGCCGACGTCACGAGCACGGGCGACGTCGACGGAGACGGTCACGACGACACCCTCGTCGGCGCGCCGACGAACCGAGCGTTCCATCTCTATCTCCACACCGCGGCCGGCCTCGCGACGAGCGGCACCTCGTACACCGACGCCGCCACGACCGGCTTCGGCGCCGCGCTGGCCGCGCTCCTGTGGGGCTCCATCGAGGAGGCGTCATGA